The sequence GCCGCCTCCCGCATCGATGATCTCCTTCATCGACCCGTACTGCGACGTGATCACGGGCGTGCCGAGCGCGAGCGATTCGGCGACCGGCAGTCCGAAGCCCTCGTGGAGCGACGGGAACAGCGTGAAGTCGGCGACGTCGTAGGCCGCGCCGAGGAGGGCGTCGGTGGCCTTGCTGATCAGTACGACCGGCCTCTTCGCCGCGTGGAGCGCCTCGATCTCGTCGTGGAAGCGCTCGCTCGACCAGCTGGCGCCGCCGATGAAGACGAGCGTGAAGTCGAGGCCCCGGGCCCAGGCGTCCTTCGCGGCCTGCAGGACGGCGAGGTGGTTCTTCCGGGGCTCGTGGCTCCCGACGACGAGCACGGTCGGGCGCTCCGGGACGACCCCGAGAGCCCGGCGGGCCTCGTCGCGCTCGGCGGCGGTCGGCGGCGCGACCTCGGCCGCGAGGGGCACGTGGCGGACGTCGGGCCCGGTGATGCCGGTGGACCCGAGCATGTGCGCCCATCCTGCGAACTCCGCGGCGGCAGCGCCCGAGATGGCGCCGATGCGGTCGACCCGCGAGATGGCCTGCAGATAGAGCGGGTACTGCCCGGCGATGCCCTCGCTGGAGGTCTCGCTCGACGTCATCGGCACGGCGTCGTAGCCGATCACGTCGACCTCGAGCCCGGAGTGCTGGACGATGCTCTCGAGGCGGGCCGAGCGCCAGGTCTCGGCGACGAGCTCGGTCACGACGAACGTGCCGCCGACCGGCACGACGACCTCGTCGAGCTCGGCGTCGTCGCCGTCCACAGCCCCCGGAAGCCCCAGGAGGGAGTTGTTCTCCCAGTCGCTGAGCGGCCGGAGGGCGGTGCCGTCCTCGTCCCACGCGACGAACTCGAGCGGGTGGTCGCGGTGCCAGCGGCGGACCGTCTCGCGGACGACCCGCTGGATGCCCGTGATCTTCGTGGTGCGGCAGGTGTCGTGCACATCCACGACGACGGCGTCGGCGAGGGCGCGCACCCGCCGCTCGGGGAACTCGAGGGCCTCGGCCGAGACGAGCGCGTCGCGGAGAGTCTCCTCCCACCCGTCGAGGACCGCATTGCGGCGGAAGGCGACGACGTCGCCGGCGAGCGGGATCCGCGCGGTGATGAAGGCGAGGGCCTGCCAGGCGCGGTCGCGGCCACCGCGACCGAGAGCGTCGGCGACGGCGGGGACGAGCCCCTCGGCATCGGCAGCGGGCTGGACGCCCCACGCCTCGAGGAGGCTGCGGAGCCGGTCGTCGGCGTTCCGGGTGTCGACCGGGCTGGCGGTGCGGGTGCTGTCGGTCATGCGTGCAGGGCCTCCGTGGCGTGGCGGCGGATGGACGCGGCGTAGTCGTCCCAGGTCAGGACGGGCCGCGCGTCGATCTCGGCCCGGAGCCGGTCGAGGGCCGTGTCGTCGGTGAGCAGCAGCTCCATCTGCTCGGCGATCTCGACCATGTCGGTCGGGTCGACCGTGAGGCAGCCGCCGTCGCGCGCGATCTCGGACATGCTGCCGTAGCGGCTCGTGATGACCGGGGTGCCCGCGGCGAGCGACTCGGTGACGGGGAGACCGTAGCCCTCGTGCAGGGAGGTGAAGACCGAGAAGCGGGCGCTGCGGTACGCGGTCGCGAGTTCGCGGTCGGTGACGGCCTGCAGGATCGTGACGGGATAGCCGGCGATCGCGAGCTCGGCGATCTTGTCGTCGAGGTCGGTGTACCAGGCGGGCCCGTGCCCTCCGACGAGGACGAGGGAGAAGTCGAGACCGCGTCGCCACAGGAGCTCGGCCGCGTAGACGATGGCGATCTGGTTCTTCCGGGGCTCGTGGCTGCCGACCGACACGACGACGGGCTTGCCCGGGTGGCGGACGGGAGCCGGTTCCGCTGTGACCGCGGGCTCGGAGGCCAGCGGCAGCACCTCGACGCGGGGCCCGGGGAGGCCCTGCGCGCCGAGAGCCATGGCGAAGCCCTCGAACTCCCGCCCGGCCGACTCGGAGATGGCCAGGACGAGGTCGACGTGCTTCAGGACGCTGAGGTAGTGGACGAACTGGAGCGAGTCGTCGCGACTGACGTAGGCGCCGTTCACCACGGGGATCGCGTCGTACCCGATGGCGACGCTCGCGTTGCCCGAGTACTCGACGAGCGCTGCCAGCTCGGCCGAGTAGCGGTCGGGGGTCACCTCGGGGAGGAGCACCACGGTGTTCCACGGGATCACGAGTCGGGCCGAGGCGTCGGCGAAGAAGAGCGGCCGGTCGCCGCGGATGTCGGGCGACCAGTCGACCACGCGAGCGTGCTCGCGGTCGGAGACGGCGCGCATCGTGCTGCCGTCTTGAGCCCACGCGACCAGCGTGAAGGGGTCGCGGTCGTTCCACCGCTTGAAGGTCTCGCGGACGACCCTCTGCACCCCGGAGGTGAAGCCGTGGCGGGCGCAGAAGTCGACGTCGACGACCGGGCGGTCGGTGACGACCTCGACGGTCCGGAAGTGAGCCGCGTTCTTGGCCAGGATCGGCCCCGAGTGGTCGAGCAGCACCTGCGTGCGCGCCTCGCCGTCGTCGCCGGCCGACGCGAAGTCGCGGTTGAAGGCGCGGAGCGTGTCGCTGCTCGGCATCGCCGCCGACGTCGCCGTCAGGAGCAGCCACTGCGCCCGGAGGTCGTCGAGGGCGATCGAGCCGGTCAGCAGGTCGATGAGGGCGCTGATCGAGCCCGACTCGATCTCGGCGGTCACCTCGCGGCCGAGCAGGTGCGGGGCGACGGCCAGGATCCGCTGCCGCAGGGTCTCCTGGCGGGTCAGGCTGTAGAGGTCGATGGCGCGGCTGTCGTCGGGGTCGGCCTCGGGCCGGGTCTTGTCGGGGTCGATGCCGCGGAAGTGCGCCTGGACGACCTTCTGCGCCGCCTTCGCGCGACGGAGCGGCGAGGTCACCTTCCAGCTGAGGCTGGCCCGGAGCAGCTCGGCCGGCGAGTCGCCCTTCTCGGTGGTGACGGGGACATCCTGGTAGAGCCACCAGAGGAGCTTGAGGTCGCTCTTCACAGCCATGGCCGGGGCCGCCTTTCTTGCACGAGACGTCGTCTCGCTGGTACGAGCTGATTCACATCGGCCGCTCGGCGCACACCCCTACGCGCACCGCGGCCGACCACTCGGGTCATGGTAGACGATGCACCCTTGCCAGAACCTCCGCCCGCGTGAACGTCAGGCGACGTCGTCAGGCGACGTCAGTAGGGGACTTCAGCGGTCGACGCGCGTGAGGCCGTACTGGATCTCCTTGAGGCGCTCGAGGGTCTCCTCCTGCAGGATCCGGTTCGTCCGCAAGAGGTCGGCTATGACCGCGAGCGCGAACGACAGCACCGCCGCCACGAGCAGGAAGATGCCGATGATGAGCGACTGCAGGTGGTTGCCGCCGGTGTCGACCGAGAGCAGGATCGCGTAGCGCACGAACGGGATGAGCCCGACGACGCCGAAGAAGATGCCGAGCCAGACGAAGAACGCCAGCGGCTTGAACATGAAGTAGCTGCGGACGATCGCCTTGCCCGACTGGAGCATGTGCTCGCCCATCGAGCCGAAGAGGCGCGACTCGCGCGTCTTCGCGTTCGTGGTGATCGGCACGCTGGCGATCTTCATGCGCTTGTTGCCCGCCTGGATGATCGTCTCCATGCAGTAGCTGAACTGGGTGACGACGTTGAGCTTGATCAGCGCCTCGCGGCTGTAGGCGCGGAACCCGGAGGCGGCGTCGGGGAGGTCGGTCTCGGCGGCGAGGTTGACCACCTGGCTCCCGAAGCGCTGCATGCGCTTCTTGAAGGGCGAGAAGTGCTCGATGAGGTGGGTCTGGCGGTCGCCGATGGCGATGTCGGCCTCCCCCGCGATGACCGGGGCGAGGAGGTCGGGGATCGACGACTGCGGGTACTGGTTGTCGCCGTCGGTGTTGACGACGATGTCGGCGCCCTGGCTGAGCGCGTAGTGGACACCGTCGCGGAAGGAGCGCGCGAGGCCCTGGTTGCGGACGTGGTGCACGAAGTGCGTGACGCCGTACGAGCGCGCGACCTCGACGGTGCGGTCGGTCGAGCCGTCGTCGATCACCAGCACGTGCAGCTCGTCGACCCCGGGGATCGACTTCGGGATGCTCTCGAGGACGGCGGGGAGCGTCGTCTCCTCGTTGAGGCACGGGACCTGGACGAAGACCTTCACGGAGGACCTTTCGATGTTCGTTGCGGTGCGGCGCAGGATCAGGAGGTGGCGAAGTTCTCGCGGAGCGCGGCGACGCCGTCGACCGAGCCGCCGTCGAAGATGACCCGGCCGTGCGAGAGGACGATGGCGCGGTCGCACATCTCCTCGACGGTGGTGAGGTCGTGCGTGACGAGCACGATGGTGCGCCCCTCCTGCTGGAACTCCTTGATCTTGTCGAGGCACTTCTTCTGGAACGGCTCGTCGCCGACCGCCAGGACCTCGTCCACGAGCAGGACGTCGGGGTCGACGTGGATCGCGATGGCGAAGGCCAGTCGCACGTACATGCCCGACGAGTAGAACTTCACCTGCGTGTCGATGAAGTCGCGGATCTCGCTGAAGTCGACGATCGAGTCGAAGTAGCCCTCGATCTGCTTCTGCGACAGCCCCAGGATCGCGCCGTTCAAGAAGACGTTCTCACGCCCGGTCAGGTCGGGGTGGAACCCGGCACCGAGCTCGAGGAGGGCGGCGAGCTGGCCGCGGCGGCGGACCACGCCGTTCGTCGGCTGGATGATGCCGCCGATGACCTTGAGCAGCGTCGACTTGCCGGAGCCGTTGGCGCCGATGAGCCCGACGGTGGTGCCGGCCTCGATGTCGAGGGTGAGGTCGCGGAGTGCCCAGAAGTCTTCTTTGTGCTTGCGCGAGCGGCCGAAGTTGACCAGGCGCTCCTTCAGCGACTTCTCCTTGCGGATGATGAAGCGCTTCGAGACCTCGTTCATGGTGATGACCGGGACGGTTGCCATGCTCAGATCTCCTGCGCGAAGTTGCCCTGCAGGCGGGCGAAGACCCGCTGCGCGACGTAGACGAGGGCGAGGCCGATGACGAAGAGCACCAGGAGGCGCAGGTCGAGGTGGGCGGGCCAGTCGACCGGCGGCACGGGCTTGCCGTTGATGATGTTGGTCTTCGATCCGGCCTCCCACATGCCCTTCTGGAACGCCAGGATCGCGTTCGACATCGGGTTGAGCAGGTACACGTCGGCCACCCACGCGTGGTTCTTCGCCACCGTCTGCACCTGGGTCCAGGCGTAGACGATCGGTGAGGCCCAGAAGAAGATGAGCAGAGCCACCTCGACGAGGTACTGGATGTCGCGCAGGTAGACGTTCAGCGCCGACAGCAGCAGCGACAGGGCGACGCCGTAGGTGATGACCAGGATCACCGCGGCGAGGGCGTACAGCAGGTTCCAGCTGAGCGGGAACTGGCCCGTGACGACGATGGCTCCGAGCAGCACGATCATCTGGATGCCGAAGTTGAACAGCGCCGAGCCGATGGAGGCCAGCGGGAACAGCTCCCGCGGCACGTAGACCTTCTTGATGAGGCCGGCGTTGGCCAGGATGCTCATCGTCGAGCCTGCGACGATCTCGTTGTAGAGGCCCCAGATGGTGAGGCCGGAGTACACGAAGATCGCATACTGCGGAACAGCGCGCGCAGCGCCGAGGAACTGCCCGATCGCCACGTAGTAGATCAGCAGCATCGTCAGCGGTCGGACGAACGACCAGAGGAACCCGAGGCTCGAGTCTTTATAGCGGGCCTTGAGCTCGCGCCGGATCAGCAGGTCGAGCAGGTTCTTGTGCGTGATGACGTCGCGGACGCCGCCCCAGAAGCCCCCCAGCAGCGTGGCGTCGGGCGCGCCGGCCGCGACGAAGGGAAGCTTCTCCAATCGGCGGATGCGTTCTTGTGCAGCTGTGGTCGTCACCGGACTCCTCATTCTCGCCCGGTCACGGGGCCCGACGGCTCTCCAAGAACGGAATGGTCCTCGAGACGGGAGAGCGGGCCGGGCGGCATCGGGCGCGGTTTATTATGCCAGAGCGTCTTCGTCAGTCGGCCGTGACCGCCCAGAGGCGCGCCGCGTAGTCGTCCCAGGTCGGGACGGGGAGGCTCTCGGTCTCCGCTTCGAGGCGGACGATCAGGTCGTCGTCGTCGAGCATCCTGCCCATCGAGACCGCCATCCGGCGCGGGTCGTGCGGGTCGACGACGAGAGCGCCGTGGCCCTCGCCGAGCTCGCGCATGCTGCCGAAGTCGCTCGTCAAGACGGGGGTCCCGATGGCCAGCGACTCGACGACGGGCAGCCCGAAGCCCTCGTTGATGCTGCAGAAGACGGTGAAGCGGGCGAGGCCGTAGAGGCTCCAGACGGTCTCGTCGTCGACACCGGACAGCAGCAGGATCGAGCGGCCCTTCCGCCGGAGGGACCGCACCAGCTCCTGGAACTCGTCGTCGCCCCAGGCGTTGCCGCCGACGAGGACGAGGGTGAACTCCCGCCCCTCGCGCCAGGCCAGCTCCGACGCCGTGAGGAGGTTGAGGTGGTTCTTCCGCGGCTCGTGGCTCCCGACCGCGAGCACCACGGGCGCGTCGCCGAGGCCGAGCCTCTCGGCGGTGGCGGCCACGGTCTCCGGCGACATGCGCTCGGTCTGGCTGGGAAGGGGCATCGTCGTGACCGCGGGGCCGGGGAGGCCGGCTCCGCCGAGCATCCTGCGCCACCCCTCGTACTCGGTCGTCGCGGCCGACGAGATCGTCGCGATCGAGCGGAAGGCCCCGAGGGCGGCGAGGTACTTCGAGAACGCCCCCGGCATGCCGGGGCCCGACGTCTCGGACGTGGTGATCGGGATGCAGTCGAAGCCGATCGCGGTGGCGCGGCTGCGGCTGTAGCGGGCGATCACCCGCAGGTGGTCGGCTCGGCCGCGTGCGACGGCGATCTCGGGCAGCACGAAGGTCGCGCCGAAGGGCACGAGCACGACGCCCGGTCGGCGGAGGACGTTCCCGCGGACGGCAGGATCGAGGATCACGC is a genomic window of Frondihabitans peucedani containing:
- a CDS encoding glycosyltransferase family 1 protein, which encodes MAVKSDLKLLWWLYQDVPVTTEKGDSPAELLRASLSWKVTSPLRRAKAAQKVVQAHFRGIDPDKTRPEADPDDSRAIDLYSLTRQETLRQRILAVAPHLLGREVTAEIESGSISALIDLLTGSIALDDLRAQWLLLTATSAAMPSSDTLRAFNRDFASAGDDGEARTQVLLDHSGPILAKNAAHFRTVEVVTDRPVVDVDFCARHGFTSGVQRVVRETFKRWNDRDPFTLVAWAQDGSTMRAVSDREHARVVDWSPDIRGDRPLFFADASARLVIPWNTVVLLPEVTPDRYSAELAALVEYSGNASVAIGYDAIPVVNGAYVSRDDSLQFVHYLSVLKHVDLVLAISESAGREFEGFAMALGAQGLPGPRVEVLPLASEPAVTAEPAPVRHPGKPVVVSVGSHEPRKNQIAIVYAAELLWRRGLDFSLVLVGGHGPAWYTDLDDKIAELAIAGYPVTILQAVTDRELATAYRSARFSVFTSLHEGYGLPVTESLAAGTPVITSRYGSMSEIARDGGCLTVDPTDMVEIAEQMELLLTDDTALDRLRAEIDARPVLTWDDYAASIRRHATEALHA
- a CDS encoding glycosyltransferase, whose protein sequence is MTDSTRTASPVDTRNADDRLRSLLEAWGVQPAADAEGLVPAVADALGRGGRDRAWQALAFITARIPLAGDVVAFRRNAVLDGWEETLRDALVSAEALEFPERRVRALADAVVVDVHDTCRTTKITGIQRVVRETVRRWHRDHPLEFVAWDEDGTALRPLSDWENNSLLGLPGAVDGDDAELDEVVVPVGGTFVVTELVAETWRSARLESIVQHSGLEVDVIGYDAVPMTSSETSSEGIAGQYPLYLQAISRVDRIGAISGAAAAEFAGWAHMLGSTGITGPDVRHVPLAAEVAPPTAAERDEARRALGVVPERPTVLVVGSHEPRKNHLAVLQAAKDAWARGLDFTLVFIGGASWSSERFHDEIEALHAAKRPVVLISKATDALLGAAYDVADFTLFPSLHEGFGLPVAESLALGTPVITSQYGSMKEIIDAGGGGILVDPRSDASVTDALVQLLTDAPLLRRLAEEARSREVRTWDAWAAELWDYFRSPLA
- a CDS encoding glycosyltransferase family 1 protein, giving the protein MSPTLPLVRRESTDSALREAAAALTGNALGWRRSGGARLVAEVARAVVDPDESASYLLLSCLNRQVPSEREIVDFTRAWRVDGLEKTLATAYSHVSLRATEAVVVESGILIDVTDTGRSRFTTGIQRVARETLTRWARDHELTLASWSTGMTHLRGAGDDEIERVILDPAVRGNVLRRPGVVLVPFGATFVLPEIAVARGRADHLRVIARYSRSRATAIGFDCIPITTSETSGPGMPGAFSKYLAALGAFRSIATISSAATTEYEGWRRMLGGAGLPGPAVTTMPLPSQTERMSPETVAATAERLGLGDAPVVLAVGSHEPRKNHLNLLTASELAWREGREFTLVLVGGNAWGDDEFQELVRSLRRKGRSILLLSGVDDETVWSLYGLARFTVFCSINEGFGLPVVESLAIGTPVLTSDFGSMRELGEGHGALVVDPHDPRRMAVSMGRMLDDDDLIVRLEAETESLPVPTWDDYAARLWAVTAD
- a CDS encoding ABC transporter permease, with protein sequence MEKLPFVAAGAPDATLLGGFWGGVRDVITHKNLLDLLIRRELKARYKDSSLGFLWSFVRPLTMLLIYYVAIGQFLGAARAVPQYAIFVYSGLTIWGLYNEIVAGSTMSILANAGLIKKVYVPRELFPLASIGSALFNFGIQMIVLLGAIVVTGQFPLSWNLLYALAAVILVITYGVALSLLLSALNVYLRDIQYLVEVALLIFFWASPIVYAWTQVQTVAKNHAWVADVYLLNPMSNAILAFQKGMWEAGSKTNIINGKPVPPVDWPAHLDLRLLVLFVIGLALVYVAQRVFARLQGNFAQEI
- a CDS encoding glycosyltransferase family 2 protein, coding for MKVFVQVPCLNEETTLPAVLESIPKSIPGVDELHVLVIDDGSTDRTVEVARSYGVTHFVHHVRNQGLARSFRDGVHYALSQGADIVVNTDGDNQYPQSSIPDLLAPVIAGEADIAIGDRQTHLIEHFSPFKKRMQRFGSQVVNLAAETDLPDAASGFRAYSREALIKLNVVTQFSYCMETIIQAGNKRMKIASVPITTNAKTRESRLFGSMGEHMLQSGKAIVRSYFMFKPLAFFVWLGIFFGVVGLIPFVRYAILLSVDTGGNHLQSLIIGIFLLVAAVLSFALAVIADLLRTNRILQEETLERLKEIQYGLTRVDR